GATAAAGCGCATGCCGTGGATGAACGGCGGGCGCGCGCGGTACGAGGAGAGCCCAGGCACCAGCGAGGTCAGGCGCTCGGCCAGCTTCAGGTACAGCGTGTGCGCGAAGCGCTGCTCCTGGTAGATCAGCAGGCGCGAGCCGCGGTCGCTGAAGGGGATTCTATCGAGCTGAATGCGGTTCTCAAGCAGCCGCAGGAAGGCGGAGGTTGGAACGTACAATATGCGTCCTTTCGGGATATGCAGCTCGGCATGGTCTGGGCACACAGATTGTACATCACGCACAGGGCAGGCGGCAAGCACCCCAGACCAGTACCAAACGCCCAAGCCGGGCCGCGCCAGAATCACGCGAGGGCGGCAGGCGCACGCCGCAGCGCGCACCTGCCGCCCTAGCAGCGCAGGTATAGCCAAACACGCGTGGATACAGCAATATGTGTGCCAGCCCCGCCCGCCCGCACCGCGCATCTGCCCCGAGCAGAAGGGAAATCCCGCCACCCGCTGTAGTTGCGCCGCCCTTCACAAGCTACTATAATAGCGCCCTACCTACGGCCCTATTCCGCCAGGCATGAGAGAGCAAGGGAGCAACCATGAGCAACGTGACGTATACCCCGCCCGCGGGCGAGAAGGTTCGGATCGCCGACGGCAAGCTGTTTGTGCCCGACAACCCCATCCTGCCCTTCGTGGAGGGCGACGGCACCGGCCCCGATATCTGGCGTGCCAGCGTGCGCGTGTTCGACGCGGCGGTGGAGAAGGCCTACGGCGGCACGCGCAAGGTCAGCTGGATGGAGGTTCTGGCAGGCGAGAAGGCCTTCAACCAGAGCGGCGACTGGCTGCCCCAGGCCACCGTGGACGCGTTCTCGGAGTACCTGGTGGGCATCAAGGGGCCGCTCACCACGCCGGTGGGCGGCGGCATCCGCTCGCTGAACGTGGCCCTGCGCCAGCTGCTCGACCTCTACGTCTGCCTGCGCCCGGTGCAGTACTTCGCTGGCGTGCCCTCGCCCGTGAAGCACCCCGAGAAGGTCGACATGGTGATCTTCCGCGAGAACACCGAGGACATCTACGCCGGGATCGACTTCCAGGCCGGCAGCGAGGCGGCCCAGAACATCCTGAACTTCCTGAAGGAGCAGCTGCCCAAGGAGTTCAAGAAGGTGCGCTTCGGCGCGGATGAGATCGCCTCGGTGGGCGTGGGCATCAAGCCCGTGTCGCAGCCGGGCACCGAGCGCCTGGTGCGCGCCGCCATCCAGTACGCCATCGACAATGGCCGCAAGAGCGTGACGTTTGTCCACAAGGGCAACATCATGAAGTACACCGAGGGCGCGTTCCGCGACTGGGGCTACGAGCTGGCCAAGCGCGAGTTCGGCGCGGTGGAGATCGACGGCGGCCCGTGGTGCAAGCTGCCCAACGGCATCGTGATCAAGGACGCGATCGCCGACATCACGCTGCAGCAGGTGCTCACCCGCCCCGAGGACTTCGACGTGATCGCCACGCTGAACCTGAACGGCGACTACCTCTCCGACGCGCTGGCGGCCCAGGTGGGCGGCATCGGCATCGCCCCCGGCGGCAATATCAACTACGTCACCGGCCACGCGATCTTCGAGGCCACCCACGGCACCGCGCCCAAGTACGCCAACCTCGACAAGGTCAACCCCTGCTCGGTCATCCTCTCCGGCGAGATGATGTTCCGCTACATGGGCTGGACCGAGGTGGCCGACAGCCTGATCAGCTCGATCGAGAAGACCATCAACGACAAGGTCGTCACCTACGACTTCGCCCGCCTGATGGAGGGCGCGACCGAGGTGAAGACCAGCGAGTTTGCCGACGCGCTGATCGCCAACCTGTAGCGATCAAAGCGACCGGTAGGATAGGCGGCGCGGCCAATGGTTTGGCCGCGCCGTTTCTATGCGCCCCGCTGGCGAAAATCCCTTTGGCCAGCCGTTTGTAGTAGAGGAACGACCGTGGATATTGTGATTGTTGGCGGCGGGGCGATCGGCCTGCTGGTGGCCGCGCGCCTAGCCGAGTCGGGCGAGCGCGTGGCCCTGCTGGCCCGCTCGAACGCGGCGGCGCTGGCCCAGAGCGGCATCGCCCTCGCCGAGGCCGGGCAGGAGCGCGCCATCCGCAGCGTGCAGATCTTCAGCGACCCCGCCGCGCCGCCGGTGCGCCCCGAGCTGGCCATCCTGTGCGTGAAGGGCTACGACACGCCCGCCGCCATGGAGACGCTGGCCCAGCTGGGCGCGAGCAGCATACTGACGCTGCAGAATGGCATCGGCCACGAGGAGGCGCTGGCCGAGCGCTTCGGGCCGGGCCGCGTGATCAGCGGGGCCATCACCACCTCGGTGGATGTGGCGGGCGAGGGCCGGGTGGCCGTGACCAAGCAGGGCGGCGTGGGGCTGGCCCCGGTGGCCGGGCAGCAGCTGGGCGCGCTGGCCCAGGTCTTCACGCGGGCGGGCTTCACCACCAAAACCTACGCCAGCCACCAGGCCATGAAGTGGTCGAAGGCGCTGCTGAACATGCTGGGCAACGCCACCGCCGCCATCCTCGACCGCAGCGTGGCCCAGGTCTACGCCGACGACGCGCTGGTGGCGCTGGAGCGCCAGGCCTTCCGCGAGGCGCTGGCGGTGATGGACCGGCTGGGCATCCGCCCGGTGAGCCTGCCGCGCTACCCCGCCGCGCCGCTGGCGCTGGCCATGCGCTACGCGCCCACGCCGCTGCTCTACCCGCTGCTGCGGCGCACCGTGGCGGGCGGGCGCGGCAGCAAGCTGCCCTCGCTGCTGATCGAGCTGCGGCGCGGCAACCCGCGCTCCGAGGGCCGCTTCCTCTACGGCGCGGTGGCCGAGCAGGCCGCCAAGCTGGGGCTGCCAGCCCCGGCCAACGCGGCGCTGTGGGCCACGCTCCAGGGCATCGCCGAGGGCCGGATCGCGTGGGATGACTACCGCCACAACCCCTCGCGCCTGATCGCGGCGGCCAGCGGGCGTCCGGCCAAGGTATAATTTCGCATAACGTATCCACCCAGGCCAAAGGAGGCCGCGATGACAACACAACTGGTTCTGGCGACGCTCGGCATGGTGGCGGTGGGCTACCTCGCCGGATCGATCCCCTTCAGCTTTCTGGTGGCCAAGGCCCACGGCGTGGACCTGCGCACGGTGGGCAGCGGCAACATCGGCGGGTCGAATGTGTGGCGCAGCGTGGGCTTCAGCGCCTTTCTGATGGCGGTGGTGGGCGACCTGCTGAAGGGCACGCTGCCGACGCTGGCGGCCATGTACCTGCTGGGCCTGCCGCCTGCGGCGGTGGTGCTGGTGGGCGTGGCGGCCATCCTGGGCCACACCTTCCCGCTGTTCCTTGGCTTCAAGGGCGGCAAGGCGGTGGCCACGTCGGGCGGGGTGCTGGTGGCCATCAGCCCGCTGATGATCGCGATCGCGCTGGCGATCTGGGCGGTGGTGTTCGCGGTGGGCCGGATCTCGTCGGTGGCGTCGCTGGCGGGCGCGGCCTCGGTCGGCATCACCTCGGTGGTGATGCTGGCGATGGGCGTGCTGCCCCTGCCCTACACGCTGCTGTCCTGGGTGGCGGTGACGGTGATCTTCTACCTGCACCGCGAGAATATCCAGCGCCTGCGCGAGGGCCGCGAAAATAAGTTTCAGAAGCTGTTCTAGCGTGCGCAGAAGCAGGCCCCGCCGCACCCACGTGCGGCGGGGCCTGCTTTGTGTGTCGCGCCTGAGCGGCGCGGGCTCAAGGGGCTGCCGGCATCGGCCCGACCATGGTGCGGCTTCGATAATACTGGTTTCTCTTTGTTGATTGGTGTGTGCCCTGCGCGAGCAGCGCCTAGGAACCCCGCCAGCGGACATCACCCTCACAGAGTGTCACTTTTTTGATGTGTTTCCCAATGAGCGATGGCGCTGGTAGGTATTTGGTGGGTGGATGCCCTGCGCGGGCGGCGCCTAGGGGCCAGCCCCTAGGAACCCCGCGAGGGGGCGTGGCCCCCTTCGAAACCCCCAATTTGGAGCGTTCCTATGCCGAATGCTGGCAGCTGGTGTTCGTGCATATGGCCAGTTTGTGTGAGCGGCACCTTCGCCGCATGGGCAAGGTGGTTTTGTTCTTTGCCCAATCTTACCCTGGCCCTCGTCAATACTGCTCTGGCCCTCGTCAACCCCGCTCTGGCCCTCGTCAACCCCGCTCTGACCTTCGTCAACCCCGCTCTGACCTTCGTCAACATCACCCTGGCCCTCGTCAATACTGCTCTGGACTTCGTCAACATCACCCTGGCCCTCGTCAATACTGCTCTGACCTTCGTCAATCCCGCTCTGACCCTCGTCAACTCTGCTTTGACTCTCATCAACCCCGCTCTGACCCTTGTCAACACTACTCTGACCTTCGTCAACCTCGCTCTGGCTCTCGTTAATTCCGCTTTGGCTTTTGTCAACTCAGACATGCACCTCATCAATACAAAAGCGACACCTGCTGAGGTGCGAACCCTTCAGTTGATGTCACTCCTTGCAATTTACACATAGGGTAACGTGGCCATATACGGAGGGCCGACCGGGCAATGCTTGAAGCATTACCCGGTCGGCCCTGCATGGGAATGCTCCATTCCTGCTCTCAGACCCTGCCCTTGGTTTTCCGTATCTCTTGGTGTCTTGGTGGTAAATCAGCCCCCTACCAGCCCGCGCACAGCTCGGTCAGACCGCGCTCCAGCCCGCCCATCCAGCACAGGTAGTCGTGGCCGCCGTCGTACTCGCGGTAGAGCGCGGGGCGGCCCACCGCCGCCAGCGCGTCGCGCAGCTCGCGGGCTGGCTCGGCCAGCATCCACTCGCGCTGGCCCACGGTGATGAGGAAGCGCGTGGGCGGCGCGACCTGCGCGATCTCGCGGGCGAGCCAGCCCGGCTCGCGGCCCGGCAGGGCCTCGCCCGGCCACCACAGCGAGGCCGACTGCGCCAGGGCGTGCCCGAACAGGTGGGGCGCGTGCAGCCCCAGGTAGAGCGAGGCCAGCCCGCCGTAGCTCTGGCCCGAGACCACGGTGCGCTCGGGGCCGAAGGCCAGCTGCGGCCAGCGCGCCGCCGCCCAGGGCAGCAGCTCCTCGCCCAGCATGCGGGCCAGCTGCGGGTTGCAGGGCAGCTCGCGTCCGCGCGCCTCGGCGTCGATCGAGTCCAGCATCAGCACGGCCAGCGGCGGGATGCGGCCAGCCGCGATCATGTGGTCGAGCAACGCGGAGAGGCGCATGCGCGGCTCCCAGACCTCGCCGTCGAACAGCACCAGCAGGCCGCGCGGCGCGGCACCCTTGGGCAGGTAGGCCCACACGTCGCGCTGGTTGCCCAGCGCGGCGCTGGCGAAGCGGTGTCGCTCGCACCCGCCGCCCGCCAGATCGAGCGGCGGCAGCGGGGCCTGCGGCATGGCGGCCACCGACATGGGCTGGCGCTGCTCCTGGGTGTTGGGGAAGCGGCGCAGGCACAGCGGGTCGGGCGCGGCGGCGGCCATGATCCGCAGCCACTCGGGCCGCCTGCCGTGGGCAAGAGGGTCGAACGCGGCGTACGCGCCTGCCAGCGGCAGCAGCTGGTAGGTGGCGTGGAAGGCCGCGCCCAGCCGGAAGCTGCGGTGCCACACGTCGCTGCCGGGGATGCGCTCCATCATGCTCTGGCGCAGGTCGTCGCGGGCGCTGTCGGTGACGGTGTGCAGCAGCACCAGCGCGCCCTCGGCCCCCGCCGCGCCGTCGCGCCAGAGGAAGGTGGCGATGCAGTCGCCCGAGCCGTCGGGGGCAGGCTCGACCAGCGGCGTGCCGTGGGCCTCGGCCTCGCGCCAAAATTCGGCCAGCGCGTCGGCATCGCCCTGGGCCAGCGCGTGGGCGAGGGCGGCGATACGCTGGCTCGCGGCCACGGGCAGCGGGCGCGTGCGGCGGTCGGATGGGGACTGTGGGGCTTGGGTGGTCATGTCGCTCCTCTCATACACTCGGCTCGGCCTCGGCGCGCAGCTGCGGGGCGGGCGCGGGCCGGATCTGGAGCGCGAACAGCAGCGCCCCGCCCAAGAAGGCGACGCTGGCCAGCAGGGCCGCCTGGTACGCGCCCAGGCCCGCGCCGCCCGAGGCCGCCAGCACGGCGGCGGATGCGGCCACGCCCGCCGCCCCGCCGATCTGGCGCAGCACGCTGAGCAGCGAGCTGGCGCGGCCCATTGCCTCGTCGGCGATAGTATCGAACACCACCGTCTGCACGGCCAGCACGGCGTGGCCCAGGAAGAAGCCCACCGCCAGCAGCAGGGCGCGCACGGCCCACGGGCTGGTGCCCGGCGCGACCCGGCTCATCAGC
This portion of the Chloroflexia bacterium SDU3-3 genome encodes:
- a CDS encoding 2-dehydropantoate 2-reductase; amino-acid sequence: MDIVIVGGGAIGLLVAARLAESGERVALLARSNAAALAQSGIALAEAGQERAIRSVQIFSDPAAPPVRPELAILCVKGYDTPAAMETLAQLGASSILTLQNGIGHEEALAERFGPGRVISGAITTSVDVAGEGRVAVTKQGGVGLAPVAGQQLGALAQVFTRAGFTTKTYASHQAMKWSKALLNMLGNATAAILDRSVAQVYADDALVALERQAFREALAVMDRLGIRPVSLPRYPAAPLALAMRYAPTPLLYPLLRRTVAGGRGSKLPSLLIELRRGNPRSEGRFLYGAVAEQAAKLGLPAPANAALWATLQGIAEGRIAWDDYRHNPSRLIAAASGRPAKV
- a CDS encoding NADP-dependent isocitrate dehydrogenase, whose translation is MSNVTYTPPAGEKVRIADGKLFVPDNPILPFVEGDGTGPDIWRASVRVFDAAVEKAYGGTRKVSWMEVLAGEKAFNQSGDWLPQATVDAFSEYLVGIKGPLTTPVGGGIRSLNVALRQLLDLYVCLRPVQYFAGVPSPVKHPEKVDMVIFRENTEDIYAGIDFQAGSEAAQNILNFLKEQLPKEFKKVRFGADEIASVGVGIKPVSQPGTERLVRAAIQYAIDNGRKSVTFVHKGNIMKYTEGAFRDWGYELAKREFGAVEIDGGPWCKLPNGIVIKDAIADITLQQVLTRPEDFDVIATLNLNGDYLSDALAAQVGGIGIAPGGNINYVTGHAIFEATHGTAPKYANLDKVNPCSVILSGEMMFRYMGWTEVADSLISSIEKTINDKVVTYDFARLMEGATEVKTSEFADALIANL
- the plsY gene encoding glycerol-3-phosphate 1-O-acyltransferase PlsY, which translates into the protein MTTQLVLATLGMVAVGYLAGSIPFSFLVAKAHGVDLRTVGSGNIGGSNVWRSVGFSAFLMAVVGDLLKGTLPTLAAMYLLGLPPAAVVLVGVAAILGHTFPLFLGFKGGKAVATSGGVLVAISPLMIAIALAIWAVVFAVGRISSVASLAGAASVGITSVVMLAMGVLPLPYTLLSWVAVTVIFYLHRENIQRLREGRENKFQKLF
- the fes gene encoding enterochelin esterase; the protein is MTTQAPQSPSDRRTRPLPVAASQRIAALAHALAQGDADALAEFWREAEAHGTPLVEPAPDGSGDCIATFLWRDGAAGAEGALVLLHTVTDSARDDLRQSMMERIPGSDVWHRSFRLGAAFHATYQLLPLAGAYAAFDPLAHGRRPEWLRIMAAAAPDPLCLRRFPNTQEQRQPMSVAAMPQAPLPPLDLAGGGCERHRFASAALGNQRDVWAYLPKGAAPRGLLVLFDGEVWEPRMRLSALLDHMIAAGRIPPLAVLMLDSIDAEARGRELPCNPQLARMLGEELLPWAAARWPQLAFGPERTVVSGQSYGGLASLYLGLHAPHLFGHALAQSASLWWPGEALPGREPGWLAREIAQVAPPTRFLITVGQREWMLAEPARELRDALAAVGRPALYREYDGGHDYLCWMGGLERGLTELCAGW